Proteins co-encoded in one Dyella japonica A8 genomic window:
- a CDS encoding phospholipase A: protein MRLTSQAALLLTLGLPSLAAHAQNPEPMDIRACTAIETDSQRLACYDHATGRDNLPAAQKKSDTTVGETSTTPVTQVFGHEAPRTTTANPSTTTAQAEPEVKPLSLLDSRWELSPESKLGTFNLRGYKPIVVLPFFASSNQNRQPSSPNPLNTVTEPQHLDNIESKFQLSLKTKIWQGVFGDAGDVWVAYTQSSRWQVYNKQESRPFRETNYEPEVMLMFNTNYELAGWNGRLMGIALNHQSNGQSDPLSRSWNRVMGYIGLERPSWTIMFRPWWRVPEGGTDDNNPDISNYMGRADMQIIHEWKGQEFGLLLRHSLRGGNQSHGAAQFTWSFPVAGNLRGYMELFKGYGESMIDYNHNATYLGIGVSLLDWY, encoded by the coding sequence ATGCGACTCACCTCCCAGGCAGCTTTGCTGCTCACGCTAGGCCTGCCGTCGCTCGCTGCCCACGCGCAGAATCCGGAGCCGATGGACATCCGCGCGTGCACCGCCATCGAAACCGACTCGCAACGCCTGGCCTGCTACGACCACGCCACCGGGCGCGACAATCTTCCCGCGGCGCAAAAGAAAAGCGACACGACGGTTGGGGAGACATCCACCACGCCGGTAACCCAGGTGTTCGGTCACGAAGCCCCGCGGACGACCACCGCCAATCCATCCACGACGACGGCGCAGGCCGAGCCGGAAGTGAAGCCGCTGTCCCTGCTGGACAGTCGCTGGGAGCTGTCGCCCGAAAGCAAGCTCGGTACCTTCAACCTGCGTGGCTACAAGCCAATCGTGGTGTTGCCGTTCTTTGCCAGCAGCAACCAGAACCGGCAGCCCAGCAGTCCCAATCCACTCAACACGGTTACCGAACCGCAGCACCTGGACAACATCGAAAGCAAGTTCCAGCTCAGCCTGAAAACCAAGATCTGGCAGGGCGTGTTCGGCGATGCGGGCGACGTGTGGGTGGCCTATACCCAGTCCTCGCGCTGGCAGGTGTACAACAAGCAGGAGTCACGTCCCTTCCGCGAGACCAACTACGAGCCGGAAGTGATGCTGATGTTCAACACGAACTACGAGCTGGCCGGCTGGAACGGCCGGTTGATGGGCATTGCGCTGAACCATCAATCCAATGGCCAGTCCGATCCGCTGTCGCGCAGCTGGAACCGCGTGATGGGCTACATCGGCCTCGAACGCCCGAGCTGGACCATCATGTTCCGGCCGTGGTGGCGCGTTCCCGAGGGCGGCACGGACGACAACAACCCCGACATCAGCAACTACATGGGGCGCGCCGACATGCAGATCATTCATGAGTGGAAAGGCCAGGAGTTCGGCCTGCTGCTGCGCCACTCGCTGCGCGGCGGCAACCAGAGCCACGGCGCAGCGCAATTCACCTGGTCGTTCCCGGTGGCAGGCAACCTGCGTGGCTACATGGAACTGTTCAAGGGTTATGGCGAGAGCATGATCGACTACAACCACAACGCCACGTACCTCGGCATCGGCGTATCGCTGCTCGACTGGTACTGA
- the dacB gene encoding D-alanyl-D-alanine carboxypeptidase/D-alanyl-D-alanine endopeptidase has product MILPQRLLCRCTAVLFGMALAMASAAGQVPGAASTPSPAAIAPSLGEQIDGLIGQPRFAGADWGISVISLSSGRTVYSHHADQLFQPASTVKLFTAAVTLSELGPDYRIPTRVLAGGEIRHGRLDGALILYGMGDPTLGVDPATFHWADQLAEQLAAKGLRHVHGDLVADATYFASPMMGSGWEATDLQSWFAVPTSALSVGENQVEITVSPGVGAGAAAQLRFDPADAIPAVTNDVMTTAQRARSDVNLYRAPGDNMLYAFGSIAAKSPAQNYKLALPDPAQFAGRQLQQALLRHGIQLDGKLTTVHWPRRDTALPAQPQTLAEVLSPPVSEILGRGLKRSQNLYLQNLLLLAGVKAQADTEQREGSTGFITSERWGIRAMRQMLEQIGIAPTASMIEEGTGLSRRNLATPNAMARLLAFLAGQPYGPALMQALPVAGVDGTLQWRMRNTPAANNVHAKTGSMSFVHCLAGYVTTSDGEPLAFAIMLNNYDPPAGAPSATKDIDQIAELLAGSRSPGKAVAASPGVATHPAN; this is encoded by the coding sequence ATGATCCTGCCCCAGCGCCTGCTATGCCGTTGTACTGCCGTGCTTTTTGGCATGGCGCTGGCGATGGCCTCGGCGGCGGGCCAGGTCCCCGGTGCAGCGTCCACGCCCAGCCCGGCCGCCATCGCACCGTCGCTGGGCGAGCAGATCGATGGCCTGATCGGCCAGCCCCGCTTTGCAGGCGCCGACTGGGGCATCTCCGTGATTTCGCTCAGCAGCGGACGAACCGTCTACAGCCACCATGCCGACCAGCTTTTCCAGCCGGCCTCCACCGTCAAGCTCTTCACGGCGGCTGTGACACTGAGCGAACTCGGCCCCGATTACCGCATCCCCACGCGGGTGCTGGCGGGCGGAGAGATCCGCCATGGACGGCTGGACGGTGCGCTGATTCTCTACGGCATGGGTGATCCGACGCTGGGCGTCGATCCGGCCACCTTCCACTGGGCCGACCAGCTCGCCGAACAGCTGGCTGCCAAGGGCCTGCGTCACGTGCACGGCGACCTGGTCGCCGATGCCACCTACTTCGCCAGCCCCATGATGGGCAGCGGCTGGGAGGCCACCGACCTGCAAAGCTGGTTCGCCGTGCCGACCAGCGCGCTGAGCGTGGGCGAAAACCAGGTGGAGATCACCGTGTCGCCCGGCGTCGGCGCTGGCGCGGCGGCGCAATTGCGCTTCGACCCGGCCGATGCCATACCCGCCGTGACCAACGACGTGATGACCACCGCCCAGCGCGCCCGCAGCGACGTGAATCTCTATCGCGCGCCCGGCGACAACATGCTGTACGCGTTCGGAAGCATCGCGGCGAAATCCCCAGCGCAGAACTACAAGCTTGCCCTGCCCGACCCCGCCCAGTTCGCAGGCAGGCAGCTGCAGCAGGCGCTGCTGCGCCATGGCATCCAGCTCGACGGCAAGCTGACCACCGTGCACTGGCCGCGACGCGACACCGCCCTGCCGGCGCAACCACAAACGCTGGCCGAGGTGCTTTCGCCGCCGGTCAGCGAGATCCTCGGGCGCGGACTCAAACGTTCGCAGAACCTCTATCTGCAGAACCTGCTGCTGCTCGCAGGCGTCAAGGCGCAGGCGGACACGGAACAACGCGAAGGCAGCACGGGTTTCATCACCAGCGAACGTTGGGGCATTCGCGCCATGCGCCAGATGCTCGAACAGATCGGTATTGCACCGACCGCCAGCATGATCGAAGAAGGCACGGGGTTATCGCGGCGCAACCTCGCCACGCCCAACGCGATGGCGCGCCTGCTCGCCTTCCTCGCCGGCCAGCCCTACGGGCCGGCATTGATGCAGGCGCTGCCGGTCGCTGGCGTCGATGGCACGCTGCAATGGCGCATGCGCAACACGCCAGCCGCCAACAACGTGCATGCCAAGACCGGCAGCATGAGCTTCGTGCACTGCCTCGCTGGTTATGTCACCACCAGCGACGGCGAACCGCTCGCGTTCGCCATCATGCTCAACAACTACGATCCACCCGCCGGCGCACCAAGCGCCACGAAGGACATCGACCAGATCGCCGAGCTGCTCGCGGGGTCGCGCAGCCCGGGCAAGGCCGTGGCGGCCTCACCCGGTGTGGCCACTCATCCGGCCAATTGA
- a CDS encoding methionine ABC transporter ATP-binding protein, protein MIRFQDVRKSYRVDGRDVPALQTFSLDIADGEVFGIIGHSGAGKSTLIRLINLLERPSGGRILIGDTDMTALDEAALRHERQRIGMIFQHFNLLSSQTVAQNVAFPLRLAGERNEAAIRQRVDELLARVGLTAHADKYPSQLSGGQKQRVGIARALANRPSILLCDEATSALDPQTTAAVLDLLAEINRELKLTIVLITHEMDVVRRVCDRVAVLDAGRIVETGPVADVFLHPQHATTRRFVNEALPEEAAGEQMPFAHVPGRILRLSFRGEATWTPALGRVARETNVDFNILAGRIDRIKDLPYGQLTLAMQGERVDDALATLRDAGIEIEELTLSPENRA, encoded by the coding sequence GTGATCAGATTCCAGGATGTGCGCAAGTCCTACCGTGTCGACGGCCGGGACGTTCCCGCACTTCAGACTTTCAGCCTCGACATCGCCGATGGCGAGGTGTTCGGCATCATCGGCCATTCCGGCGCGGGAAAATCGACGCTTATACGTCTGATCAACCTGCTCGAGCGCCCCAGCGGCGGACGCATCCTGATCGGCGACACCGACATGACCGCGCTGGATGAAGCCGCGCTGCGCCATGAGCGCCAGCGCATCGGCATGATCTTCCAGCATTTCAACCTGCTGTCGTCGCAGACGGTGGCGCAGAACGTGGCGTTCCCGCTGCGCCTGGCCGGCGAACGCAACGAGGCGGCGATCCGCCAGCGCGTGGACGAATTGCTGGCCCGCGTGGGCCTGACCGCGCACGCGGACAAGTACCCGTCGCAGCTCTCCGGCGGCCAGAAGCAGCGCGTAGGCATTGCCCGCGCGCTGGCCAACCGGCCCTCGATCCTGCTGTGCGACGAGGCCACCAGTGCACTCGATCCGCAGACCACCGCCGCCGTGCTGGACCTGCTGGCGGAGATCAACCGCGAGCTGAAGCTCACCATCGTGCTGATCACGCACGAGATGGACGTCGTGCGGCGCGTGTGCGATCGCGTGGCGGTGCTCGATGCAGGGCGCATCGTGGAAACCGGGCCGGTGGCCGACGTGTTCCTGCATCCGCAGCACGCGACCACGCGCCGCTTCGTCAATGAGGCGTTGCCGGAGGAAGCCGCAGGCGAGCAGATGCCGTTCGCGCACGTGCCCGGCCGCATCCTGCGCCTGTCCTTCCGCGGCGAAGCCACGTGGACGCCGGCCCTGGGCCGCGTGGCACGGGAAACCAATGTCGACTTCAACATCCTTGCCGGGCGCATCGACCGCATCAAGGACCTGCCCTACGGCCAGCTCACGCTGGCCATGCAGGGCGAGCGCGTGGACGACGCACTGGCCACCCTGCGCGACGCGGGCATTGAAATCGAAGAACTCACCTTGTCGCCGGAGAACCGCGCATGA
- a CDS encoding FKBP-type peptidyl-prolyl cis-trans isomerase, giving the protein MQIANNSVVSFHYTLTDDNGQVLDSSQGREPLVYLQGVGQIVPGLEKAMEGRQVGDQFKVDVVPEEGYGVHHAELVQEVPREAFQGVEDIQPGMQFQGRGPQGVINVTVTKVENDKVHIDGNHPLAGQTLHFDVEVTDVRPASEEELAHGHVHGEGGHHH; this is encoded by the coding sequence ATGCAGATCGCCAACAACTCCGTCGTTTCCTTCCACTACACCCTGACCGACGACAACGGCCAGGTGCTGGACAGCTCGCAGGGTCGCGAGCCGCTCGTGTACCTGCAGGGTGTTGGCCAGATCGTCCCGGGCCTGGAGAAGGCGATGGAAGGCCGTCAGGTGGGCGACCAGTTCAAGGTCGACGTGGTGCCGGAAGAAGGTTACGGCGTGCACCACGCCGAGCTCGTGCAGGAAGTACCGCGCGAGGCTTTCCAGGGCGTGGAAGACATCCAGCCCGGCATGCAGTTCCAGGGTCGTGGCCCGCAGGGCGTCATCAACGTCACCGTGACCAAGGTCGAGAACGACAAGGTGCACATCGACGGCAACCATCCGCTCGCCGGCCAGACCCTGCACTTCGACGTCGAAGTGACCGACGTGCGCCCGGCCAGCGAGGAAGAGCTCGCCCACGGCCACGTGCACGGTGAAGGCGGCCACCACCACTGA
- the pncB gene encoding nicotinate phosphoribosyltransferase, which yields MIVTSLLDTDLYKFSMMQVVLHHYPAAQVEYKFKCRNPGVDLVPYIAEIREELAGLCSLRFTPEELEYLRGWRFIKSDFVDFLALFQLNAKYVEIYPAQDGPGEIEIRIRGPWLHTILFEVPLLAIVNEVYFRNTQRGLDLSEGRRRLREKIALLRDTEGFHDCRIADYGTRRRFSRAWHEEVATTLRDGLGRQLAGTSNVWLAWKLGLTPLGTLAHEYLQAHQALGPRLRDSQVAALETWAREYRGDLGIALSDVYGLSAFLRDFDMYFCKLFDGTRHDSGDPFAWGERVLAHYRANRVDPSTKVLVFSDGLDIPKVMRLYQHFHGRCQLAFGVGTNLTNDVGPEPLQIVIKMIRCNGQPVAKISDTPGKNMCEDSAYVTYLRQVFEIPADPEAVPC from the coding sequence ATGATCGTTACCTCCCTGCTCGACACCGATCTGTACAAATTCTCCATGATGCAGGTCGTGCTGCATCACTATCCGGCGGCGCAGGTCGAATACAAGTTCAAATGCCGCAACCCCGGTGTCGATCTGGTGCCCTATATCGCCGAGATCCGCGAGGAGCTGGCGGGGTTGTGCTCGCTGCGCTTCACTCCGGAAGAGCTGGAATACCTGCGTGGCTGGCGTTTCATCAAGAGCGACTTCGTCGATTTCCTCGCGCTGTTCCAGCTCAACGCCAAGTACGTGGAGATCTACCCGGCGCAGGACGGCCCCGGCGAAATCGAGATACGCATACGTGGCCCGTGGTTGCACACCATCCTGTTCGAGGTGCCGTTGCTGGCCATCGTCAACGAGGTGTACTTCCGCAACACGCAGCGCGGCCTTGATTTGTCCGAAGGGCGCCGCCGCTTGCGCGAGAAGATCGCCCTGCTCCGTGACACGGAGGGTTTCCACGACTGCCGCATTGCCGACTATGGCACCCGCCGCCGCTTCTCGCGGGCGTGGCATGAGGAAGTCGCTACCACGCTGCGCGATGGCCTTGGCCGGCAGCTGGCGGGCACCAGCAACGTGTGGTTGGCGTGGAAGCTGGGCCTGACGCCGCTGGGCACGCTGGCGCACGAATACCTGCAGGCGCACCAGGCGCTGGGGCCGCGGCTGCGCGATTCACAGGTGGCGGCACTGGAGACGTGGGCGAGGGAATATCGCGGCGATCTGGGTATCGCGTTGTCCGATGTCTACGGGCTCAGCGCCTTCCTGCGCGACTTCGACATGTACTTCTGCAAGCTGTTCGACGGCACGCGGCATGACTCCGGCGACCCGTTCGCCTGGGGCGAGCGGGTGCTCGCGCATTACCGCGCCAATCGCGTCGATCCGAGCACCAAGGTGCTGGTGTTCAGCGATGGCCTGGACATCCCCAAGGTGATGAGGCTGTACCAGCACTTCCACGGCCGTTGCCAGCTTGCGTTCGGCGTGGGCACCAACCTCACCAACGACGTGGGCCCCGAACCCCTGCAGATCGTCATCAAGATGATCCGCTGCAACGGGCAGCCGGTGGCCAAGATCAGCGACACGCCGGGCAAGAACATGTGCGAGGACAGCGCCTACGTGACCTACCTGCGGCAGGTGTTCGAGATTCCGGCGGATCCTGAGGCGGTGCCTTGCTGA
- a CDS encoding cytochrome c, with the protein MIHPLRRLGLLVLWLALPLHAAELTVDVGYGQKTYTTAQLLARADARDVAIPADVAFKRAMRYRAVPLKALLDGASPDDTLQFVASDGFAAQIPAALIVQAHGSVAWLAVEDPAHPWPTLEEIKGDAGPFYVVWTQPEAMKIGPEQWPFQLVSIRRQPSVAERFPAILPDPALKTDSPVQRGFVVFQHTCFACHTLNGQGDAKLGPDLNIPHSATEYLREDLLRAYIRDPQSLRHWPQARMPGFDRKALTDQDLDNLLAYLHHMAGRKAQP; encoded by the coding sequence ATGATCCACCCGCTTCGCCGCCTGGGCCTGCTCGTCCTGTGGCTCGCCCTGCCCCTTCACGCGGCCGAGCTCACCGTCGACGTGGGCTACGGCCAGAAGACCTATACGACGGCGCAGTTGCTGGCCCGTGCCGATGCCCGTGACGTCGCCATTCCGGCGGATGTGGCCTTCAAGCGCGCCATGCGCTACCGGGCCGTGCCGCTGAAGGCCCTGCTCGACGGCGCGTCGCCGGACGACACCCTGCAGTTCGTCGCCTCGGACGGGTTCGCCGCCCAGATTCCCGCCGCGCTGATCGTGCAGGCACACGGCTCGGTGGCTTGGCTGGCGGTCGAGGATCCGGCCCATCCCTGGCCGACCCTGGAGGAGATCAAGGGTGATGCCGGCCCGTTCTACGTGGTCTGGACCCAGCCGGAAGCCATGAAGATCGGTCCGGAGCAATGGCCGTTCCAGCTGGTTTCCATCCGCCGCCAGCCGTCGGTCGCCGAGCGCTTCCCCGCCATCCTGCCCGACCCGGCCCTGAAGACCGACAGCCCTGTACAGCGCGGCTTCGTGGTGTTCCAGCACACCTGTTTTGCCTGCCACACCCTCAACGGCCAGGGCGACGCCAAACTCGGGCCGGATCTCAACATCCCCCACAGTGCCACCGAATACCTGCGCGAGGATCTGCTCCGCGCCTATATCCGTGATCCGCAATCCCTGCGCCACTGGCCGCAGGCACGCATGCCGGGTTTCGACCGCAAGGCGCTGACGGACCAGGACCTGGACAACCTGCTCGCCTATCTGCACCACATGGCCGGACGAAAGGCTCAGCCCTAA
- a CDS encoding histone H1-like repetitive region-containing protein produces MATKRKPAAKKSAAKKTATRTSTAKKSTARKRATSTARRAVRKTATRKSATREVAARKSTARKAATRKTAARKSTARKSPARKTARKTAARKTTARKTTARKTTVRKTTARKAVTKRAAPRKAAVKKTTARKTARKRSTAKKVARKATGKAAAKHATAGKTATTTSKAAGKMATRKASAARRSRVTPAATRPRRPVRRHLTPQEAVEHIQALLEAKQERVRQGPTWPGADEHPVGNNGSLGTGAGNGGVSSEATYGHIRQPPERNGGN; encoded by the coding sequence ATGGCAACGAAGCGCAAGCCGGCCGCGAAGAAATCCGCGGCCAAGAAAACCGCCACCCGCACATCCACTGCCAAGAAAAGCACCGCCCGCAAGCGCGCGACCTCCACCGCCCGCCGCGCTGTCCGCAAGACCGCCACCCGCAAGTCGGCAACCCGCGAGGTAGCTGCCCGCAAATCCACCGCACGCAAGGCGGCGACACGCAAGACGGCCGCGCGCAAGAGCACGGCCCGTAAATCGCCCGCGCGGAAGACGGCGCGCAAGACCGCAGCGAGGAAAACCACCGCTCGCAAGACCACCGCTCGCAAGACCACCGTTCGCAAGACCACCGCCCGCAAGGCGGTCACCAAGCGGGCAGCGCCGCGCAAGGCTGCGGTGAAAAAGACAACAGCCCGGAAGACGGCCCGCAAACGCAGCACCGCCAAGAAAGTGGCCAGGAAGGCGACCGGCAAGGCCGCGGCAAAACACGCCACCGCCGGCAAGACCGCCACCACGACAAGCAAGGCGGCAGGAAAGATGGCCACGAGGAAGGCGTCCGCCGCTCGGCGCAGCCGGGTCACGCCCGCCGCCACCCGACCCCGGCGACCGGTACGCAGGCACCTGACACCGCAGGAGGCCGTGGAGCATATCCAGGCCCTGCTGGAAGCCAAGCAGGAACGCGTACGCCAGGGGCCGACCTGGCCGGGCGCCGACGAACATCCCGTCGGCAACAACGGCAGCCTCGGCACGGGGGCCGGCAACGGCGGCGTTTCCAGCGAAGCCACTTACGGCCACATCCGCCAGCCGCCCGAGCGCAACGGCGGTAACTGA
- a CDS encoding glutathione peroxidase — MTSVYDFSARDIDGNERSLADYRGKALLIVNVASKCGFTPQYTGLEALWRADRDKGLVVLGFPCDQFGHQEPGDEAEIRNFCSTSYDVTFPMFAKIEVNGAGTHPLYKWLKSEGKGILGSEAIKWNFTKFLVDRDGQVVKRYAPNDTPEKIAKDLNAQLAG, encoded by the coding sequence ATGACCTCTGTCTATGACTTCTCCGCGCGCGATATCGACGGCAACGAGCGTTCGCTCGCCGACTACCGCGGCAAGGCGCTGCTGATCGTCAACGTGGCGTCCAAGTGCGGTTTCACCCCCCAATACACCGGGCTGGAGGCGCTGTGGCGCGCCGATCGCGACAAGGGCCTGGTGGTGCTCGGCTTCCCCTGCGACCAGTTTGGCCACCAGGAGCCTGGTGACGAGGCGGAGATCCGCAACTTCTGCTCCACCAGCTATGACGTGACCTTCCCTATGTTCGCCAAGATCGAAGTGAACGGCGCGGGCACGCATCCGCTCTACAAATGGCTCAAGAGCGAAGGCAAGGGCATCCTGGGCAGCGAGGCGATCAAGTGGAACTTCACCAAGTTCCTGGTCGATCGCGATGGCCAGGTGGTGAAGCGTTATGCGCCCAACGACACGCCCGAGAAGATCGCCAAGGATCTGAACGCTCAATTGGCCGGATGA
- a CDS encoding methionine ABC transporter permease codes for MSAPLLQSLFPNIDDWGEIGHACIDTLLMLGGSLALTVVLGLPLGVLLYLTGKGQLRAMPTLYAVLSLVVNVLRSIPFIILMIVLMPVTYVLVGTKLGIRGAIPPLVIGAAPFFARLVETALREVQRGVIEASQAMGATTWQIVRHVLLPEARGGLIAGTTVTAIALVGYTAMGGAIGAGGLGDLAYRYGYLSYKSDYMVVTVVLLIVLVQLLQMVGDRIVARYTRQ; via the coding sequence ATGAGCGCCCCGCTGCTGCAGAGCCTTTTTCCCAACATTGACGACTGGGGCGAGATCGGCCATGCCTGCATCGATACGCTGCTGATGCTGGGCGGCTCGCTGGCCCTCACCGTGGTGCTGGGCCTGCCGCTGGGCGTGTTGCTGTACCTCACCGGCAAGGGCCAGTTGCGCGCGATGCCGACGCTTTACGCCGTGCTGTCGCTGGTGGTGAACGTCCTGCGTTCGATCCCTTTCATCATCCTGATGATCGTGCTGATGCCGGTGACCTACGTGCTGGTCGGCACCAAGCTGGGCATCCGCGGCGCCATTCCGCCGCTGGTGATCGGCGCCGCACCGTTCTTCGCACGCCTGGTGGAAACCGCCCTGCGCGAGGTGCAACGCGGCGTCATCGAAGCCAGCCAGGCCATGGGCGCCACCACCTGGCAGATCGTGCGCCACGTGTTGCTGCCCGAAGCACGCGGCGGCCTGATCGCCGGCACCACGGTCACGGCGATCGCCCTGGTGGGCTATACCGCCATGGGCGGCGCCATCGGTGCCGGCGGCCTGGGCGACCTGGCCTATCGCTACGGCTACCTGAGCTACAAGTCCGATTACATGGTGGTCACCGTCGTCTTGCTGATCGTGCTGGTCCAGCTGTTACAGATGGTCGGCGACCGCATCGTGGCGCGGTATACGCGGCAATAA
- a CDS encoding MetQ/NlpA family ABC transporter substrate-binding protein: MTKTHKLIAILSALLLLAGCSSSSNGGGDTGSQKLVVAATAVPHAEILKQVKPILAKEGVDLEIKVFADYVQPNVQVLEKSVDANYFQTKPYLDAFNRERGTNLTIVTGVHIEPFGAYSRKLKSIDQLPDGAAVTLPNDPSNNSRALLLLAKHGLITLKDPTNELSTQKDITANPKHLKFRELEAAMLPRTLDEVDLALINTNYALAAGLNPTKDALLIEDKDSPYVNYLVARPDNKDDPRIQKLAKALTSPEIKAFIEQKYQGAVLPAF, translated from the coding sequence ATGACGAAGACGCATAAGCTCATAGCCATTCTCTCCGCCCTGCTCCTGCTGGCCGGTTGTTCTTCGTCGTCCAACGGTGGTGGCGATACCGGCAGCCAGAAGCTGGTGGTGGCCGCCACGGCCGTGCCGCACGCGGAGATCCTCAAGCAGGTCAAGCCGATCCTGGCGAAGGAAGGCGTGGATCTGGAGATCAAGGTATTCGCCGACTACGTGCAGCCCAACGTGCAGGTGCTGGAGAAGTCGGTCGACGCCAACTACTTTCAGACCAAGCCCTACCTCGATGCGTTCAACCGCGAGCGCGGCACCAACCTCACCATCGTGACCGGCGTGCACATCGAGCCGTTCGGCGCGTACTCGCGCAAGCTCAAGTCCATCGACCAGCTGCCGGATGGCGCTGCGGTCACCCTGCCCAACGACCCCAGCAACAACAGCCGTGCGCTGCTGCTGCTCGCCAAGCACGGCCTGATCACGCTGAAGGACCCGACCAACGAGCTGTCCACGCAGAAGGACATCACGGCCAATCCGAAGCACCTGAAGTTCCGCGAGCTGGAGGCGGCCATGCTGCCGCGCACGCTGGACGAGGTGGACCTGGCCCTGATCAACACCAACTACGCCCTCGCCGCCGGCCTCAACCCGACCAAGGACGCGCTGCTGATCGAGGACAAGGACTCGCCGTACGTGAACTATCTGGTGGCACGTCCCGACAACAAGGACGATCCGCGCATCCAGAAGCTGGCCAAGGCGCTGACCAGTCCTGAGATCAAGGCGTTCATCGAGCAGAAGTACCAGGGCGCGGTGTTGCCGGCGTTCTAA
- a CDS encoding aminopeptidase: MLSACSSVGYYAHVAKGQGELVANRRDISAVLRDPSTDEATRKRLALSQDARRFATDHLGLPDNRSYTSYVKLDRPYVVWNVFATPRFSVSPIQHCFPFAGCVAYRGYFSKDKANAEAARLKADGDDTYVGGVPAYSTLGWFSDSILSSMMRWDDDELAGTIFHELAHQLVYVKDDSAFNESFASFVQEEGLREWRRSRGLPPQDDHDKAMDDGFTWLVMDLRDRLKTLYASGVDEQAMAAGKQQAIDDFRVRYAQWRDLDWPNDHRYDAWVNAPINNARLLPFGIYDRWTPVFLALFHHAEGQWPAFYASVRQFARQPYAERQKLLQQWLDSTRRPTVAPP, encoded by the coding sequence ATGCTTTCTGCCTGCAGTTCGGTCGGCTACTACGCCCATGTCGCCAAGGGGCAGGGCGAGCTGGTCGCGAACCGTCGCGACATCAGCGCCGTGCTGCGTGACCCCTCCACCGACGAGGCCACCCGCAAGCGCCTGGCGCTGTCGCAGGACGCCCGCCGGTTCGCCACCGATCACCTCGGGCTGCCGGACAACCGCAGCTACACCAGCTACGTGAAGCTGGATCGCCCTTATGTGGTGTGGAACGTGTTTGCCACGCCGCGCTTTTCGGTATCGCCGATCCAGCACTGCTTTCCCTTTGCCGGGTGCGTCGCCTATCGGGGGTATTTCTCGAAGGACAAGGCCAACGCCGAAGCGGCACGGCTGAAGGCCGACGGCGACGATACCTATGTGGGCGGCGTGCCGGCCTATTCCACGCTCGGCTGGTTTTCCGATTCCATCCTCAGCAGCATGATGCGCTGGGATGACGATGAGCTCGCCGGTACCATCTTCCACGAGCTCGCGCACCAGTTGGTCTACGTGAAGGACGACAGTGCCTTCAACGAATCCTTCGCCAGCTTCGTGCAGGAGGAAGGCCTGCGCGAATGGCGCCGCTCACGTGGCCTGCCGCCGCAGGACGACCATGACAAGGCCATGGACGATGGCTTCACCTGGCTGGTGATGGACCTGCGCGATCGCCTGAAGACGCTCTATGCCAGCGGGGTGGACGAGCAGGCCATGGCGGCCGGCAAGCAACAGGCCATCGACGACTTCCGCGTGCGCTATGCGCAGTGGCGCGACCTGGACTGGCCCAACGACCATCGCTACGACGCGTGGGTCAACGCGCCGATCAACAATGCGCGGTTGTTGCCGTTCGGCATCTATGACCGCTGGACGCCGGTGTTCCTGGCCTTGTTCCACCATGCGGAAGGGCAGTGGCCGGCGTTCTACGCCAGCGTCCGGCAGTTCGCGCGGCAACCCTACGCGGAGCGGCAGAAATTGCTGCAGCAGTGGCTGGACTCGACGCGCCGGCCCACGGTGGCGCCGCCCTGA